One Anolis carolinensis isolate JA03-04 chromosome 4, rAnoCar3.1.pri, whole genome shotgun sequence DNA window includes the following coding sequences:
- the LOC100558555 gene encoding tubulin beta-2 chain yields the protein MREIVHIQAGQCGNQIGAKFWEVISDEHGIDPTGSYHGDSDLQLERINVYYNEATGNKYVPRAILVDLEPGTMDSVRSGPFGQIFRPDNFVFGQSGAGNNWAKGHYTEGAELVDSVLDVVRKESESCDCLQGFQLTHSLGGGTGSGMGTLLISKIREEYPDRIMNTFSVMPSPKVSDTVVEPYNATLSVHQLVENTDETYCIDNEALYDICFRTLKLTTPTYGDLNHLVSATMSGVTTCLRFPGQLNADLRKLAVNMVPFPRLHFFMPGFAPLTSRGSQQYRALTVPELTQQMFDSKNMMAACDPRHGRYLTVAAIFRGRMSMKEVDEQMLNVQNKNSSYFVEWIPNNVKTAVCDIPPRGLKMSATFIGNSTAIQELFKRISEQFTAMFRRKAFLHWYTGEGMDEMEFTEAESNMNDLVSEYQQYQDATADEQGEFEEEGEEDEA from the exons TTCTGGGAGGTCATCAGCGATGAGCACGGCATTGACCCCACCGGCAGCTACCACGGAGACAGCGACCTGCAGTTGGAGAGGATCAACGTCTACTACAATGAAGCAACTG GTAACAAGTATGTTCCCCGTGCCATCCTTGTCGACTTGGAGCCTGGCACAATGGACTCGGTGAGGTCTGGACCTTTCGGCCAGATCTTTCGGCCTGACAACTTTGTCTTTG GCCAAAGTGGTGCTGGGAACAACTGGGCCAAAGGCCACTACACAGAGGGTGCCGAATTGGTGGACTCTGTGCTGGATGTGGTCAGGAAGGAGTCCGAGAGCTGCGACTGCCTTCAGGGCTTCCAGCTCACCCATTCGCTGGGCGGTGGCACCGGCTCTGGGATGGGCACCCTCCTCATCAGCAAGATCAGGGAGGAGTATCCCGACAGGATCATGAACACCTTCAGCGTAATGCCCTCACCCAAGGTGTCGGACACAGTGGTTGAGCCATACAATGCCACCCTCTCCGTCCACCAGCTGGTGGAGAACACAGACGAAACCTACTGTATTGACAATGAGGCTCTCTATGACATCTGCTTCCGCACACTGAAGCTCACCACGCCGACCTACGGGGATCTCAACCACTTGGTCTCGGCCACCATGAGCGGGGTCACCACCTGCCTCCGGTTCCCCGGACAACTCAATGCAGATCTTCGCAAGCTGGCGGTCAACATGGTGCCTTTCCCTCGCTTGCATTTCTTCATGCCGGGCTTTGCTCCGCTGACCAGCCGCGGCAGCCAGCAATACCGGGCCCTGACGGTGCCGGAGCTCACCCAGCAGATGTTTGATTCTAAAAACATGATGGCGGCCTGCGACCCACGCCACGGACGCTATCTGACCGTGGCGGCCATCTTCCGAGGCAGGATGTCCATGAAGGAAGTAGATGAGCAGATGCTCAACGTCCAGAACAAGAACAGCAGCTACTTTGTGGAATGGATCCCCAACAACGTGAAGACGGCCGTATGCGACATCCCGCCACGAGGCCTCAAAATGTCCGCCACATTCATCGGCAATAGCACAGCCATCCAAGAGCTATTCAAGAGGATCTCTGAGCAGTTCACAGCCATGTTCCGGCGCAAGGCCTTCTTGCATTGGTACACCGGTGAGGGCATGGATGAAATGGAGTTCACGGAAGCCGAGAGCAACATGAACGACCTGGTGTCCGAATACCAACAATATCAAGATGCTACTGCTGATGAGCAGGGTGAATTTGAGGAGGAGGGCGAAGAAGATGAGGCTTAG